The sequence ttggacgccaacttggctttgccttccaaatgactccgaaactggacatcgctcgaaacgtcgaccccaagtatcccgatactctcggaaggttgcagggatactccttggaattgcggcgccatgacaaaggggtccttcttcgcagtgaacgcgcaaacttgtgtctttatcgggttgaattgaaccaagttcaattcaccccattcggagactcgccccagagagttctccacttcagacacaagttttgatcgtctctcttgcaccacgctccgagagagactctgattttgcgtattcgtgcgcatgtgagtgaccggtgtaatGATCACGTTATGTAAGATAAGCTGCCTTTACGAAATCTTTCAACTTTTGCAACCGTTCGAAAGGTTAACCAAATAATCTATGCACAAAATTTTCTTACAGTAAGCAAAGTAATATCTCTCGTAAGCTGCCTTCGTGGCATGCTTGAAAAATATTCTGGTATGCCATCCCTCTATGAAGCCATCCTATCGCTTAAATTAGAAATGGAAAAAGAAGTCACAAAAAGATTTGTTAAGTTAGAGTACTGTTCATAGAtggctattatttttattccctACCTTAGCttagagccttgagaggctaatgTCAGCGTCAccaggcgagtaggtgagctcacggggcttaaaccgggagtgttgctaacactggcccgcgcaagagcagtgcttcgtagaatctaccaccggaacggaaacgcgacccgctgagaagatccggcgagaaatgcagtgggttgtgtctatgggttactttacttgtcgagccctttgtcgtaagcgacgggttcggcgaggacggtgaccggtgactaaggtacctaaaagcaccgttaatggatcgggaggatacgtAATGACCTGTTTAGGGCGACAccgactgtttaccattgggtctacaggatcgggtatataatttccggcggccacgacaagtgggttttcgtgtcgtgtcGCCTTCTCAATGTGGCACAATGgtgccgactgtaaatacttactgactgagtcaagctccaggtcatcatggacaTCCATATTCCATAAGAACCCTgatgctccgacggctatcctgcaaaaacggaattgaatgacttgaaggggtttcagTTTGGCGCGGGCCACATGAGCGAACACTaaacttgcataggtcatgacgttGGCTATTGCAACCGCCTTGGGTCTTCGTTTTAAATTGATTCATTACCAGGGTATAAGACtatgaaaattgttatttttaaattcaattttgaagAAATAAACGTTcgttaataataatgttcattacaTAATTAGAATTTCACTTAAAAATAACAGTAAGTGTTCACGACGTTCAGGgcaccgtccgattagtctcctcccagcgataggcaaaatttacgaacggctccttcggaaacgcctctgggacttcgttaccgcgaataaaattctaatagacgagcagtttggattccgcgccaaacactcgtgcgtacaacaagtgcaccgcctcacggagcacatcgtaatagggctaaataggcgtaaacaaatcccgaccggcgccctcttcttcgatgtagcgaaggcgttcgacaaagtctggcacaacggtttgatctacaaactgtacaacatgggagtgccagacagactcgtgctcatcatacgagacttcttgtcgaaccgttcgtttcgatatcgagtagagggaactcgttctcgtccccgtcatctgacagccggagtcccgcaaggctccgcactctccccgttactatttagcttgtatatcaacgatataccccggtctccggagacccatctagcgctcttcgccgatgacacggctatctactactcgtgtaggaagatgtcgttgcttcatcggcgactccagatcgcagtaaccaccatgggacagtggttccggaagtggcgaatagacatcaaccccacgaaaagcacagcggtgctattcaaaaggggtcgccctccgaataccacttcgagcaccccactccccaataggcgcgtaaacacctccgccgttagccccatcactctctttgaccagcccataccgtgggcctcgaaggtcaaatacctaggcgtcaccctcgacagagggatgacattccgtccccacgtaaaaacggtacgcgatcgcgccgcgtttatactaggacgactctacccaatgctttgtagacgaagcaaactgtccctccgtaacaaggtaaccctctacaaaacttgcatacgccccgtcatgacgtatgcaagcgtagtgttcgctcacgcggcccgcaccaacttgaaaccccttcagcttatacaatcccgattctgcaggatagccgtcggagcaccatggttccagaggaacgtggacctccacgatgacctggagctcgaccccgtcagtaagtatctacagtcggcatcgcagcgccactttgagaagacggcaagacatgagaaccctcttgtcgtggccgccggaaactacatacccgatcctgtagaccgtttggtaaaccgtcgacgtcgcccaaagcacgtcatcacggatcttcctgatccattaacggtgcttttaggcaatacaagcaccggtcaccgtcctcgccgaacccgtcgcttgcgacgaagggctcgacgagcgaattaacccacagacacagcccactgagtttctcgccggatcttctcagtgggtcgcgcttccgatccggtggtagattctgcgaagcactgctcttgctagggcggtgttagcaattctccggtttgagccccgcgagctcacctacacaagctagggtacgctgaaatagcctctcaaggctatcagcataggtagaaaaaaaaagaaaaaaaaaagacgttcaGGGCGAGAGAGGGGACAGGGGAAGGCAGCGGGAGGAGGTTGCGCCCGCGGCCTAAGATTCGTATTCGTCGACTAGCAGCGTGACACGCGTCAacatttgttaataatataatgtattttaaaagtaattaaataaaactatcatAATTCTGTCATGCGTGGTTTCTTCTTCACCATCGTCATGAACAGAAATTGGTGACCCCCGACGTGATCGTAAATTGAAGACGAAACTTTCTGACCGGACGGATCGGACGTGATTTGTGACGTAAAGGCGAAAAGAAAAATAGCCCATTAATGTTGGTTGTTGGATTGCTCGTACCTGACGACTGCACAGCTGCTGGATTGTCATATCTACTGCTGCATTGAGCTCGTTCAAGGAAGTAGccaattttcaattatattttcattaattatggGAATTTTGCCTCATTTTGTCGCAGAACGCTTGCTTGTGTAAATCAAATATACCCACATTGTTATTGTTTGTCGACGCAATATGCGATCGTAATCAATAcgtaattaatttgatttactaataatttaatgtaataatttgCTATTTTAATGATGTATTTTTGCATAATTTTCGTAAGTTTTTCTTGATGCTTTGCTGATTGCTACTTGGGAATGAAATTATACCTACTCGCACACACGCAAACATTTTTTGCTACGAATCTTCGCACTATGTGTCATtaactgttatttttttgtaaaatattatttcgtaTGCTAATTGTTGGAAAAAGTTACGGCTTTCTATTCAATAGCTTTTTTGCAATACTTGTTAAAGTGTGATTTATGTATAAGAGATATAGGTTCATGAAAAGTGATTGTATACACagctattttattagttttttgccGACTATTCCAGCTATCCGAGCCGCAAAGGAAACCCCTGGATCCCAACCAAAGCACCTGCGCGTATATTTATCGTGGAACAAAGAGAGCTTAAGACGGGATCAGTGACGGACTGGACTAAGCGACTTGGCTGCCGCTGTTGAACACTTACAGCGGCCTTTATGGTTTGGTTTcttaatttaacatttattaaCTTCGTTTCTGGTAattgtttttgatttattattcgCCCATTTTGTTGCAACTTTAAATTATGGCGGAATTGAAATCATTAATTCAGGAACGCGGTACGATTAGAGGAAGAGTAACTGCCTTTCAAAAGtatatgaaaattatagaaGCAATTAATTCTAAAGTAATGCCTAAGGTTCAGCTTAATGAGCTTCAATTTAAACTAGAAAGATTTCAAAACTTATTGACCGTTTTTGATGAAGTTCAACGAAAAATTGAATTATTGAGCGAGGATACTCTAGAACAAGAAAGGCAAATACAAGAAAGGGAAACAATGGAAAACCATTTTTGTTCCTTAATCGTACAAGCGCAGAATATTATTGAGAGCTGTGTGGATGCTCAAAACCTGAATGATAGTAGTCGTAACGATGGTTCTTTAAATTCATTTGAATCCAAATCTAAATCTCTTAATATTAATTTGCCAACAATAAATTTGCCTAGTTTTGACGGCAATTATTTGAAGTGGCTGGAATTTCGAGATACTTTTCGTTCTATGGTAAACGAAAATGAGTCAATtccgaaaattaataaatttcattatttacggTCCGTGTTGGAAGGTAGTGCCGCGGTAGTGATAAAATCAATTGAGTTTTCATCGGAAAATTATGATGTAGCATGGGACCTACTTTGCAAACGATATgacaatatgttatttttttgtaaaatattatttcgtaTGCTAATTGTTGGAAAAAGTTACGGCTTTCTATTCAATAGCTTTTTTGCAATACTTGTTAAAGTGTGATTTATGTATAAGAGATATAGGTTCATGAAAAGTGATTGTATACACagctattttattagttttttgccGACTATTCCAGCTATCCGAGCCGCAAAGGAAACCCCTGGATCCCAACCAAAGCACCTGCGCGTATATTTATCGTGGAACAAAGAGAGCTTAAGACGGGATCAGTGACGGACTGGACTAAGCGACTTGGCTGCCGCTGTTGAACACTTACAGCGGCCTTTATGGTTTGGTTTcttaatttaacatttattaaCTTCGTTTCTGGTAattgtttttgatttattattcgCCCATTTTGTTGCAACTTTAAATTATGGCGGAATTGAAATCATTAATTCAGGAACGCGGTACGATTAGAGGAAGAGTAACTGCCTTTCAAAAGtatatgaaaattatagaaGCAATTAATTCTAAAGTAATGCCTAAGGTTCAGCTTAATGAGCTTCAATTTAAACTAGAAAGATTTCAAAACTTATTGACCGTTTTTGATGAAGTTCAACGAAAAATTGAATTATTGAGCGAGGATACTCTAGAACAAGAAAGGCAAATACAAGAAAGGGAAACAATGGAAAACCATTTTTGTTCCTTAATCGTACAAGCGCAGAATATTATTGAGAGCTGTGTGGATGCTCAAAACCTGAATGATAGTAGTCGTAACGATGGTTCTTTAAATTCATTTGAATCCAAATCTAAATCTCTTAATATTAATTTGCCAACAATAAATTTGCCTAGTTTTGACGGCAATTATTTGAAGTGGCTGGAATTTCGAGATACTTTTCGTTCTATGGTAAACGAAAATGAGTCAATtccgaaaattaataaatttcattatttacggTCCGTGTTGGAAGGTAGTGCCGCGGTAGTGATAAAATCAATTGAGTTTTCATCGGAAAATTATGATGTAGCATGGGACCTACTTTGCAAACGATATGACAATACAAGACTTCTTGTTAACGATCATTTAAGGGCATTGTTTTCATTTCAACCTATTGCTAGGGAATCCCATCAGTCACTGCGTTATATGATTGATTATTTCACAAAACACTTGCGAGCTCTAGGTACCCTAAAGGAACCTACTTCCTTCTGGGACACTTTGATAATTTTTATGATGACAACAAAACTAGATGGCGCCACAAGTCGCAAATGGGAGGAGCACAGGAATTCATTGACTAAGCCGCCTACTCTTGAATCGTTTTGTGAATTTTTACGTAATCGTGCTGATGTTTTGGAAACTGTACACTTTTGCAAAACTGAACAACCAAAGACTGATAAACACGTTCAAAGTAAAGAACCAAAATATACTAAATCTTTTGTTGCTGCAAATTCATCGTCTAAATCGTGTATTATTTGTTcaaaaaatcattttctttatGAGTgcgataaatttaaaaatatgaatgtaGATGCAAGGTTGAGCCTagttaataaacataaattgtGTTCCAATTGTCTTAAATCTGGTCATCGTCCCTCTCGTTGCTTCAGGAAAGGCTGCCAGATATGTAATGCGAAACATAACTCGTTATTACATAAACAATTGCAAGAGAATGGTAACGTTAACACAAACAAcaacataccttttttttttttttctcgggccggggccgaacctcctactaggtccccgcgcctagggggcacgcggggtatgtgagactcaacgatctgcaagtGTTGAGCGCAGATCGAAAGAAGAAAGCAGAAACAACAACATACCTAAcccatcttcttcttctcaaggCGGTAGTGCCAATGAACAGGTGTCGCTGTCTGCAATGATGCCTGGTCAAGTGTTGCTTTGTACCGCTCAGGTGAGAATAGTTGATCCGAACAGTAATATAACTTATCTCGTGAAAGCGCTTCTCGACAACGGAAGCCAGGCGTCTTTCGTGACGGAAGAACTACAAAGAAAGATTAACTTACCTATTTCTCATCAAAATCCTATAAAAGTATTGGGAATTAATAACACAGTCTGTGCTGCATCACAAGTGtgtaacataaaaatacaatcaCGGGTCAATTCTTTTCACATGATGGTATCTTGTCTGGTCATACCacatataacaaatagattACCTAACGTCGAAATAGACACGTCTACGTTGAACTTACCTGCGAACATTGAGTTGGCTGATCCAAGCTTTTTTAATCCCTCTGATATTCATATGTTGTTAGGGGCAGATGTATTCTGGGAGATCGTTCATGGTCATCAGATTAAGCTTGGGCGTAATAAGCCTACTCTCCAAGAATCACGATTAGGTTGGTTGATATCTGGGCCAACTGGTGTAGGTTCTGGTTCAGGAGTTCAtgacaaaatttgtaatttcttcCGAAATATAAATGAATCTCTTCCTAGGTTTTGGGAGATTGAGGAATTACCCCCTCTTAACAGGCAGAAGTTCTCAAAGGTTGATGAGGTATGTGAATctcattttttacaaaatacaaagcGTACTGAAGAAGGTCGATTCTCAGTACTGATGCCTTTGAGTGAGTCGCCTGATAGAGCTCTGGGTGATTCTTTCAATACAGCTAAATGTAGATTTTTTAGTTTAGAGAAAAAACTCGACAAGTTtccgattttgaaaaaaatatataaagcttTTATTCATGAGTATGAACGGTTGGGCCATTTATCACCAATCGAGAGACCTCCTTTCGGGTACTATTTACCTCATCACCCTGTGACACGTGATCAAAGCGAAACTACACCTATGCGCGTCGTGTTCGATGGCTCATGTAAAACCACGAGTGATTACACAGCTTGTAAGGTCGGTAGTGCAGGACGATTTGTTTTCGATCTTGTCACGTTTTCGTTATAATGCATTTGTTGTCATAGGGGACATAGAAAAAATGCACCGACAAATTGAGGTCGATGAGTCGCAGCGCCATCTGCAATTGATTCTCTGGAGGGATAAATCTAATCAGACAACTAATAATTGCGTACAGTGTACCAAAATTAAGAGGCAAAAATATACAGCCTATTATGTCTAACTTACCTGATCTTCGTGTCAATCCAGCTGCTCCGTTTGAAACTTGTGGCACCGATTTTGCAGGTCCCTTCCTTATATTGAATCGCAAATGCCGTGGCGCAACCACAAGCAAATGCTACTTGTGTCTCTTTGTTTGCTTTTGCACCAAAGCTTTGTACCAAGAGGTCGTGAGTGAACTAAGCACTAATGCATTCATGCTCTGCTTACGTCGGTTTATCTCTAGGCGCGGTAAACCACGCACAATATATTGCGACAATGGCAAAAATTATGTTGGGGcgaataatgaattgaaaagaATGCTTAAAGCCGCTAATGGGTCCGTTACTGATTTCGGTTTATGTGAGGGCATAGAGTTTAAATTCAATCCAGCCTACGCTCCCAACTTTGGTGGTATCTGGGAGGCTGGCGTTAAAGCCGCAAAGTTTAATCTAAAACGTGTAGCAGGAAATAATGGTTTAACCTTTGAGGAATTAACAACGTTGTTCTCTCAAATTGAGGCAATATTAAATTCCTGTCCTTTGACACCTATGTCAGCGGACCCCTCTGATATTACACCTTTAACACCTGGGCACTTCCTTATCGGGCGTCCATTGTCGTCGTTACCGGCTCCAACTACAATCAGGATATCGATCAACCGATACGAGCAGTTAGAACGAATGAGACAAACGTTCTGGACACGGTGGTCACGTGAGTTCCTGTGTGAACTTCAGCAGCGTGTAAAATGGCAGAAGAATGGTGAGCGGAACGTAAAAATTGGAAACATGGTAGTCGTCAAGGATGATCAACTTCCACCAATGAAATGGATCCTAGGACGAATTCACCACATGTATTATGGACCTGATGGAATCTGCAGAGTTGTGGATATCAAGACATCAAAGGGCATCGTCAAGAGAGCGTTATCAAAAATTTGCGCTCTGCCCACAGGAGATGCCTATGAGCTCCTTGGAACCTCAGCTTCCAAGGGGGGGAGGATGTTCACGACGTTCAGGGCGAGAGAGGGGACAGGGGAAGGCAGCGGGAGGAGGTTGCGCCCGCGGCCTAAGATTCGTGTTCGTCGACCAGCAGCGTGACACGCGTCAacatttgttaataatataatgtattttaaaagtaattaaataaaactatcatAATTCTGTCATGCGTGGTTTCTTTTTCACCATCGTCATGAACAGTAAGAATTTAATGAATGTTTCATTAATACGtgttattttctgttttattatattcgtaaaaattgtttcttattgtttaactgcctttaaaaatttatatgatAAAAGATGATTACACAGGTCTGTacattttaacttttattttcccCTTTTGGAGTTGAATGCTGATCTTGTGGTATTTGTAGATTTGTAGATTGATGTAGATTTTTcaagtacatattatgtacttcaCACACACAGCTCTcaagtacatattatgtacttgaaaaatctaagtacataatatgtacttcGATTTTTCATATCACACtcattttgtttgaaaaatccTTTGGtgtaaattcgaaaaaaaaggtaatttgtaaaaaaaacatcgatatGTCatcgacgtttttttttaccgaTGTTCACTTTTGAAAACATCGATATCCTAACATCAATGTTATATGAGCGATGTTCATCGATACACAAGTTGTTCTAAACATTTGTATTTACCGTCCCACACAACTAATTTAATTCCTACTTACACTGATGCTAATAATAGCCAAAATGGtcagtttccttcgtttttattattcataatctataaataattaaaacggcgaactaaaaaaatgttattacttgatactggctaatgcacaaaccgtaccggaggaaaaaaaaacaattctattTATTTTGGATCTGTCTAATGTACAGGCAAAAGTAACATAATCCATACTGCCAGTTTTTAGTAATTTAAGGCCAGAGCCCTATCTGTTAAAAGTGAAATGGAGTAGAATTAGAtaagaattattgaaattaaattccatatggaataaaataaaatggataCGCTCAATGGTTCTGCCAAAAAATTTGTCGGTATAAATAGCATTAATTTAGATTTGTTAGAGATATTTGAATATAGCACGCTGTTTTAGTGTAGTATTTTGTTTGTCTATGGCTCATGTAAAGTGCATGCGTTGACGTTCAAATTAATCAGAGAGAAGAGATTTTTTTCACTTTGGTCCGCCATATTGCTGTCGCCACCGTGCGTGCGTCTTATTGAATCATTGAAGCTCTTAGGTAATTATTGATCCAATTTCGCTATATGTATGTCCGTGTCCCCATTAGCATTTTCTCATTGAATAAAGATTAACTTCAGTTATGGTATAATTTGTTTCGTAAACTATTTTGCTCAACTTCCACCTTGACTCTTGTATCGAGTGTTCAATCTGTTTGCGAGATGTCCAGGAAAGCACACGGTGTGGTATGTCGTGGTTTAATATGCTAGTGGTGTTGTGAACAAAGCCATGCGCTTTCGATAATAGACTATGTGTTGTGATGCCGATTCGGCATGTAGTCTTGCACGTTATGTACAACATGTCCTAATACATATTTTCTGTATCGGGACTATTGTGTAAATCTGCGAGGTGTATGCGAATGTCTCCAACTTGGGTATGCATGTTATTATTCTCAATATCCTGTGCGTAGCTCTatactttcaattttttttcgcgCATGTTTGTACACTAATTGATTTAAAAAGCATGTCGTATTATCCATTTAACACCTATAGTTTTTATAATAGAGAATTATcagttaaaatgtaattttatttatataaaaagcaacatttgaaattaataatttgtttattttttaaagataacAGTATCGTTAGTGTTAAAATAGCGATTCTCAAAAAAGATCAATC is a genomic window of Bombyx mori chromosome 1, ASM3026992v2 containing:
- the LOC134199734 gene encoding uncharacterized protein LOC134199734 codes for the protein MAELKSLIQERGTIRGRVTAFQKYMKIIEAINSKVMPKVQLNELQFKLERFQNLLTVFDEVQRKIELLSEDTLEQERQIQERETMENHFCSLIVQAQNIIESCVDAQNLNDSSRNDGSLNSFESKSKSLNINLPTINLPSFDGNYLKWLEFRDTFRSMVNENESIPKINKFHYLRSVLEGSAAVVIKSIEFSSENYDVAWDLLCKRYDNTRLLVNDHLRALFSFQPIARESHQSLRYMIDYFTKHLRALGTLKEPTSFWDTLIIFMMTTKLDGATSRKWEEHRNSLTKPPTLESFCEFLRNRADVLETVHFCKTEQPKTDKHVQSKEPKYTKSFVAANSSSKSCIICSKNHFLYECDKFKNMNVDARSKEESRNNNIPNPSSSSQGGSANEQVSLSAMMPGQVLLCTAQVRIVDPNSNITYLVKALLDNGSQASFVTEELQRKINLPISHQNPIKVLGINNTVCAASQVCNIKIQSRVNSFHMMVSCLVIPHITNRLPNVEIDTSTLNLPANIELADPSFFNPSDIHMLLGADVFWEIVHGHQIKLGRNKPTLQESRLGWLISGPTGVGSGSGVHDKICNFFRNINESLPRFWEIEELPPLNRQKFSKVDEVCESHFLQNTKRTEEGRFSVLMPLSESPDRALGDSFNTAKCRFFSLEKKLDKFPILKKIYKAFIHEYERLGHLSPIERPPFGYYLPHHPVTRDQSETTPMRVVFDGSCKTTSDYTACKVGSAGRFVFDLVTFSL